From one Streptomyces sp. ICC1 genomic stretch:
- a CDS encoding GntR family transcriptional regulator translates to MTPTSTNLKIRIDGAAGAAAPYEQLRAQIAEGAREGRLPAGFKLPTVRGLAEELGLAANTVAKAYRVLEADGVIETRGRAGSFVAAAGDGAFREAATAAQAYAERARRLGLTFEEATAASLDALRARYAE, encoded by the coding sequence GTGACACCGACTTCCACGAACCTGAAGATCCGCATCGACGGCGCGGCCGGTGCGGCGGCCCCGTACGAGCAGCTGCGCGCCCAGATCGCCGAGGGCGCGCGGGAGGGACGGCTGCCCGCCGGATTCAAACTGCCGACGGTGCGGGGCCTCGCGGAAGAGCTCGGGCTGGCGGCGAACACGGTCGCCAAGGCCTACCGGGTGCTGGAGGCCGACGGGGTGATCGAGACGCGGGGCCGGGCCGGCAGCTTCGTCGCGGCGGCGGGCGACGGGGCCTTCCGCGAGGCGGCCACCGCCGCGCAGGCCTATGCGGAGCGGGCGCGGCGGCTGGGCCTGACCTTCGAGGAGGCGACGGCGGCGTCGCTGGACGCGCTGCGCGCCCGGTACGCGGAGTAG
- a CDS encoding FABP family protein, whose protein sequence is MLEPAQENPFPDSHVLGEGPDPHPQLQPVLGLIGRWHGRGSGEYPTLEHGFRYEQEITFSHDGRPFLRYESRAWLIDASGTALRPAGREAGWWRILPDASVEVTLAHPTGIVETYVGRVSGTEIEMATETVGLTPRAKEVTGMRRRYALQDGGLTIVQEMAAVGQPMTHHLEARLHPRKD, encoded by the coding sequence GTGCTCGAACCGGCGCAGGAGAACCCCTTCCCCGACAGCCACGTCCTCGGCGAGGGTCCCGATCCGCATCCGCAACTCCAGCCGGTGCTGGGCCTCATCGGCCGCTGGCACGGGCGGGGAAGCGGCGAGTACCCGACCCTCGAGCACGGCTTCCGGTACGAGCAGGAGATCACCTTCAGCCACGACGGCAGGCCCTTCCTGCGCTACGAGTCGCGCGCGTGGCTGATCGACGCGTCCGGGACGGCCCTGCGCCCCGCGGGGCGGGAGGCCGGGTGGTGGCGGATCCTGCCGGACGCCTCCGTCGAGGTCACGCTCGCCCACCCGACGGGAATCGTCGAGACGTACGTCGGCCGGGTGTCCGGCACGGAGATCGAGATGGCGACCGAGACCGTGGGGCTGACCCCCCGGGCCAAGGAGGTCACCGGCATGCGCCGGCGGTACGCCCTCCAGGACGGCGGGCTGACGATCGTGCAGGAGATGGCGGCGGTGGGCCAGCCCATGACGCACCACCTCGAGGCACGGCTCCACCCGCGCAAGGACTGA
- a CDS encoding helix-turn-helix domain-containing protein, translating to MAGGPTTHGVGRSTPLRVDAQRNLEHVLRAAREVFGELGYGAPMEDVARRARVGVGTVYRRFPSKDVLVRRIAEEETSRLTEQARTALGQEEEPWQALSRFLRTSVASGAGRLLPPQVLRVGGPDEDGAQDGDARVPHQRQAAVTGGVPDLRVVGGSRTSLEDEPSDDAGAGALLEVVGRLVDRAREAGELRADVTVADVLLVIATAAPALPDAAQQAAASARLLDILLEGLRSRTV from the coding sequence ATGGCCGGCGGCCCCACCACGCACGGCGTGGGCCGCTCCACGCCGCTGCGCGTCGACGCTCAGCGCAACCTCGAACACGTACTGCGCGCGGCCCGCGAGGTCTTCGGCGAGCTGGGCTACGGGGCTCCGATGGAGGACGTCGCGCGCCGTGCGCGGGTCGGCGTCGGCACCGTGTACCGGCGGTTCCCGAGCAAGGACGTCCTGGTCCGGCGCATAGCCGAGGAGGAGACCTCCCGGCTGACCGAGCAGGCGCGCACCGCGCTCGGCCAGGAGGAGGAGCCGTGGCAGGCGCTGTCGCGCTTCCTGCGCACCTCCGTGGCCTCCGGCGCCGGGCGGCTGCTGCCGCCGCAGGTGCTGCGGGTCGGCGGGCCGGACGAGGACGGGGCGCAGGACGGGGACGCGCGCGTCCCGCACCAGCGTCAGGCCGCCGTCACCGGCGGGGTGCCCGATCTGCGGGTCGTGGGGGGTTCTCGGACCTCCCTGGAGGACGAACCCTCGGACGACGCGGGCGCGGGTGCGCTGCTGGAGGTCGTCGGCCGTCTGGTGGACCGGGCCCGGGAGGCCGGCGAGCTGCGCGCCGACGTCACGGTGGCCGATGTGCTGCTCGTGATAGCCACGGCGGCGCCCGCGCTGCCGGACGCGGCGCAGCAGGCGGCGGCCTCGGCCCGGCTGCTCGACATCCTGCTCGAGGGGCTGCGCTCCCGGACCGTCTGA
- a CDS encoding NAD(P)/FAD-dependent oxidoreductase yields the protein MVKAANSRGTAPGTPPRTRILIIGGGYVGMYTALRLQRKLRTDEAEVTVVTPEPYMTYQPFLPEAAAGSISPRHVVVPLRRVLPKCRILIGEARSIDHSARTATVTTLATEEEGGGPVVIEYDELVLAPGSVSRTLPIPGLAEYAIGFKTVEEAIGLRNHVIEQMDIASSTRDPAIRDAALTFVFVGGGYAGVEALGELEDMARYAARYYHNVKPEDMKWVLVEASDRILPEVGPEMGTYTIRELRRRGIDLRLETRLESCENRVAVLSDGARFPTRTVVWTAGVKPHPILAASDLPKTDRGRLACTSFLTVEGVEHAWAAGDAASVPDITAPEKGTACAPNAQHALRQAKVLADNLVSSLRGGLLTEYAHKYAGSVASLGLHKGVAHVYGRKLKGYPAWLMHRAYHLSRVPTLNRKTRVLAEWTLSGLFKREIVSLGSLEHPRAEFELAAGGGPKDPPKKTEG from the coding sequence ATGGTGAAGGCTGCTAACTCCCGGGGCACGGCCCCCGGTACCCCGCCCCGTACGCGGATCCTCATCATCGGCGGCGGCTACGTAGGCATGTACACGGCACTCCGGCTCCAGCGAAAGCTGAGAACCGACGAGGCCGAGGTCACGGTGGTCACCCCCGAGCCCTACATGACGTACCAGCCCTTCCTCCCCGAAGCGGCCGCGGGCTCCATCTCACCGCGCCACGTGGTGGTCCCGCTGCGCCGCGTCCTCCCCAAATGCCGCATCCTCATCGGCGAGGCCCGGAGCATCGACCACTCCGCCCGGACCGCGACCGTCACCACCCTCGCCACCGAGGAGGAGGGCGGCGGCCCCGTGGTGATCGAGTACGACGAACTCGTCCTCGCCCCCGGATCCGTCTCCCGCACCCTCCCCATTCCGGGACTCGCGGAATACGCCATCGGATTCAAGACCGTGGAAGAGGCCATCGGCCTGCGCAACCACGTCATCGAGCAGATGGACATCGCCTCCTCCACCCGCGACCCCGCCATCCGCGACGCCGCCCTGACCTTCGTCTTCGTCGGCGGCGGCTACGCCGGCGTCGAAGCGCTCGGCGAGCTCGAGGACATGGCGCGCTACGCCGCCCGCTACTACCACAACGTCAAACCCGAGGACATGAAATGGGTGCTGGTCGAGGCCAGCGACCGGATCCTCCCCGAGGTCGGCCCCGAAATGGGCACCTACACGATCCGTGAACTGCGCCGCCGCGGCATCGACCTGCGCCTCGAGACCCGCCTCGAATCCTGCGAGAACCGCGTCGCCGTCCTCAGCGACGGCGCCCGCTTCCCCACCCGCACCGTCGTCTGGACCGCCGGCGTCAAACCGCACCCGATCCTCGCCGCCAGCGACCTGCCCAAGACCGACCGCGGCCGCCTCGCCTGCACCTCGTTCCTCACCGTCGAAGGCGTCGAACACGCCTGGGCGGCCGGCGACGCCGCCTCCGTCCCCGACATCACGGCACCGGAGAAGGGCACCGCCTGCGCGCCCAACGCCCAGCACGCCCTGCGCCAGGCCAAGGTCCTCGCCGACAACCTCGTCTCGTCCCTGCGCGGCGGACTCCTCACCGAGTACGCCCACAAGTACGCCGGATCCGTGGCCTCGCTCGGCCTCCACAAGGGCGTCGCCCACGTCTACGGCCGCAAGCTCAAGGGCTACCCGGCCTGGCTGATGCACCGCGCCTACCACCTCAGCCGCGTCCCCACCCTCAACCGCAAGACGCGCGTACTCGCCGAATGGACCCTCTCCGGACTCTTCAAGCGTGAGATCGTCTCCCTGGGATCCCTCGAACACCCCAGAGCAGAATTCGAACTCGCCGCGGGCGGAGGCCCCAAGGACCCCCCGAAGAAGACCGAAGGCTGA
- a CDS encoding sigma-70 family RNA polymerase sigma factor produces the protein MSGDGREEPRGGAGGEVETGSLPARQVPAQREPGGRHAAGSSGELPPSDGDLIARMRAGDDGAYEELFRRHADAVRRYARTCCRDGHTADDLTAEVFARTLQAVRGGAGPDQSVRAYLLTTVRRVAAAWAKTAKREHLVEDFALFAEQSAGSGDGPVPLTGDDTLELGADVRAMREAEQSLAMQAFRSLPERWQAVLWHTTVEEASPSAIAPLFGLSANATAVLASRAREGLKQAYLQAHVSTALSSGGDCARYADRLGAYARGGLRMRAERGLRKHLEECARCRLAAGELKDVNAGIPALLPVAVIGWFAAGYAAKAAGVVAGGAVAAGGAGAAAAAAGGSTAGAGAGAGAGAAGGAAGSGGVGGAVASEGLGLPAKAAIAAGVVVAAAAGEVFALAGDDTEPQARADAAPSVAAPVRPVPVSSAPAAQEPSPPAAQPSAARGSVPPPRASTPPPPSAKAPPAVPKASPSRERPSPGPSPSRSTSPKPKPTPTPPPQAPEGFRLSGLVHSVYGDHSGPELQTWRSSWVWQRWGPQIGGQRFTHGITVNSRSSVKIALNRQCASFSSRAGVDGLSVLTDGEVRFSVYADGQRLWQSRALGYEDPAVGVSVSLAGHKTLRLVVERAGDGRLPTLASWADSVISCR, from the coding sequence ATGAGCGGTGACGGGCGTGAAGAGCCACGCGGTGGCGCCGGCGGCGAGGTCGAGACGGGCAGCCTGCCCGCCCGGCAGGTCCCGGCGCAGCGCGAACCGGGTGGCCGCCACGCCGCCGGGTCGAGCGGAGAGCTCCCGCCGTCCGACGGGGATTTGATCGCCCGGATGCGCGCCGGCGACGACGGTGCGTACGAGGAGCTGTTCCGCCGGCACGCCGATGCCGTGCGCCGCTACGCCCGCACCTGCTGTCGCGACGGGCACACCGCCGACGATCTGACGGCCGAGGTGTTCGCCCGCACCCTCCAGGCGGTACGGGGCGGGGCGGGTCCGGACCAGTCGGTGCGCGCCTACCTGCTGACCACCGTGCGCCGGGTTGCCGCGGCCTGGGCGAAGACCGCCAAGCGGGAGCACCTGGTCGAGGACTTCGCGCTGTTCGCGGAGCAGTCGGCCGGATCCGGTGACGGCCCGGTCCCGCTGACCGGGGACGACACCCTGGAACTCGGCGCCGACGTACGGGCGATGCGCGAGGCGGAGCAGTCCCTCGCCATGCAGGCCTTCCGGAGCCTGCCCGAGCGGTGGCAGGCCGTGCTGTGGCACACCACCGTCGAGGAAGCCTCTCCCAGCGCGATCGCCCCGCTCTTCGGGCTGAGCGCCAACGCCACCGCCGTCCTGGCCAGCCGGGCCCGCGAAGGGCTCAAGCAGGCGTACTTGCAGGCCCATGTGAGCACCGCGCTGAGCTCGGGCGGGGACTGCGCCCGGTACGCCGACCGGCTCGGCGCGTACGCCCGCGGCGGGCTGCGCATGCGGGCCGAGCGGGGGCTGCGCAAGCACCTGGAGGAGTGCGCCCGGTGCCGGCTCGCCGCCGGGGAGCTCAAAGACGTCAACGCGGGCATTCCCGCGCTGCTTCCGGTCGCCGTCATCGGGTGGTTCGCCGCCGGGTACGCGGCCAAGGCCGCCGGAGTGGTGGCGGGCGGGGCCGTCGCCGCGGGCGGGGCCGGGGCCGCCGCGGCCGCCGCGGGCGGATCGACCGCAGGGGCCGGTGCAGGTGCCGGAGCCGGGGCCGCGGGTGGTGCGGCCGGGTCCGGCGGGGTCGGCGGAGCCGTGGCTTCGGAGGGGCTGGGGCTGCCCGCGAAGGCGGCCATCGCCGCCGGGGTCGTGGTCGCCGCTGCCGCCGGAGAGGTGTTCGCACTGGCCGGTGACGACACCGAGCCGCAGGCCCGGGCGGATGCCGCGCCGAGCGTGGCGGCGCCGGTCCGGCCGGTGCCGGTGAGTTCCGCGCCCGCCGCGCAGGAGCCGAGCCCGCCCGCCGCGCAGCCTTCGGCGGCGCGCGGCTCCGTACCGCCGCCGCGGGCCAGCACTCCCCCGCCGCCGTCGGCCAAGGCGCCGCCGGCCGTGCCGAAGGCCTCGCCGAGCCGGGAGCGGCCCTCGCCCGGCCCGAGCCCGAGCCGCAGCACGAGCCCCAAGCCGAAGCCGACGCCCACCCCGCCGCCGCAGGCCCCGGAGGGGTTCCGGCTGTCCGGGCTGGTCCACTCCGTCTACGGGGACCACAGCGGCCCGGAGCTCCAGACCTGGCGCAGCAGCTGGGTGTGGCAGCGCTGGGGACCGCAGATCGGCGGGCAGCGCTTCACGCACGGGATCACCGTCAACTCCCGCTCCTCCGTGAAGATCGCACTCAACCGCCAGTGCGCGAGCTTCTCCTCGCGGGCCGGCGTGGACGGCCTGTCGGTGCTCACGGACGGCGAGGTGCGCTTCTCCGTGTACGCGGACGGGCAGCGCCTGTGGCAGTCCCGGGCGCTCGGCTACGAGGACCCGGCGGTGGGCGTGTCCGTCTCCCTGGCCGGGCACAAGACGCTGCGCCTGGTCGTGGAGCGGGCCGGGGACGGCCGGCTGCCGACGCTGGCGAGCTGGGCCGACTCCGTCATCAGCTGCCGCTGA
- a CDS encoding tetratricopeptide repeat protein: MLETIHEYVTERAAAEPAARARTARRHAAHFTALAEEAEPLLRSAAQLPWIRRIETELDNLRAALHTALTHHDVDTAHRLNFALGWFWWLRNYRDEGAEWTDRVLAVTPPDPPVGSAHHWSLMRLQVLHIFLVAEGRDTVPFRTPEYAALSARITEAFGRGGPETARFPGMLWPMASFLTGDVLDFHAHLDTTVEACRRHGGDWELGVTLMLRTHVAIDITGGLPTVDADIAELHEIAHRVGDRWTRSQVASAAGELALSRGRYATARTEYEECLRLAREVGAHIEAPFALVRIAEASFCAGDFDEAERLLDQADREAEQYGGVYDVLSYSHLVASLIALFRGDLGRARSECDLARASAGKFTGPPQLTAGIDNIGAVLAAREHGPEAGLVLIAPALAAAVAGHCAERVLAALAETAAGQLAAADRPAEAVRVFAAATAWRAGHPRSVPEAAALADLPHRTLAALGPERYAGEQAAGAALGPPEAAELLTSTVLALTGT, encoded by the coding sequence ATGCTCGAAACCATCCACGAGTACGTCACCGAGCGCGCCGCGGCCGAACCCGCCGCCCGCGCCCGTACCGCCCGTCGCCACGCCGCCCACTTCACGGCCCTCGCCGAAGAAGCCGAACCCCTGCTCCGCTCCGCCGCCCAGCTCCCCTGGATCCGCCGGATCGAGACCGAGCTCGACAACCTCCGCGCGGCCCTCCACACCGCCCTCACCCACCACGACGTCGACACCGCCCACCGCCTCAACTTCGCCCTCGGCTGGTTCTGGTGGCTGCGCAACTACCGCGACGAGGGCGCCGAGTGGACCGACCGGGTCCTCGCCGTCACCCCGCCCGACCCGCCCGTGGGCTCAGCGCACCACTGGAGCCTCATGCGCCTCCAGGTGCTCCACATCTTCCTGGTGGCCGAGGGCCGCGACACGGTGCCGTTCCGCACCCCGGAGTACGCCGCCCTCTCGGCCCGCATCACCGAGGCCTTCGGCCGCGGCGGCCCCGAGACGGCCCGCTTCCCCGGCATGCTCTGGCCCATGGCCTCGTTCCTCACGGGCGACGTCCTCGACTTCCACGCCCACCTCGACACGACCGTCGAGGCCTGCCGCCGCCACGGCGGCGACTGGGAGCTCGGCGTCACCCTCATGCTCCGCACCCACGTCGCCATCGACATCACCGGCGGCCTGCCCACCGTCGACGCGGACATCGCGGAACTGCACGAGATCGCCCACCGGGTCGGCGACCGCTGGACCCGTTCCCAGGTGGCCAGCGCGGCCGGCGAACTGGCCCTCTCCCGCGGCCGGTACGCCACCGCCCGCACCGAGTACGAGGAGTGCCTGCGCCTGGCCCGCGAGGTCGGGGCGCACATCGAAGCGCCCTTCGCGCTCGTCCGCATCGCCGAAGCGTCGTTCTGCGCCGGGGACTTCGACGAGGCGGAGCGGCTGCTGGACCAGGCCGACCGGGAGGCCGAACAGTACGGCGGGGTGTATGACGTGCTCTCCTACAGCCACCTGGTCGCCTCGCTGATCGCGCTCTTCCGGGGCGATCTCGGCCGGGCACGCAGCGAGTGCGATCTGGCCCGCGCCTCGGCCGGGAAGTTCACCGGGCCCCCGCAGCTCACCGCCGGCATCGACAACATCGGCGCCGTCCTCGCCGCCCGGGAGCACGGCCCCGAGGCCGGCCTGGTCCTGATCGCCCCCGCCCTGGCCGCCGCCGTCGCCGGGCACTGCGCGGAGCGGGTCCTCGCCGCGCTCGCCGAGACCGCCGCCGGTCAGCTGGCCGCCGCCGACCGGCCCGCCGAGGCGGTACGGGTCTTCGCGGCCGCCACCGCCTGGCGCGCGGGCCACCCGCGCTCGGTCCCGGAGGCGGCCGCCCTGGCCGACCTCCCCCACCGCACCCTCGCAGCGCTCGGCCCGGAGCGGTACGCCGGGGAGCAGGCGGCCGGCGCCGCCCTCGGCCCGCCCGAGGCGGCGGAGCTCCTGACCAGCACGGTCCTGGCCCTCACCGGCACCTGA
- a CDS encoding SGNH/GDSL hydrolase family protein, producing MRMPRFAALASALLLAAGAALFGAGPAGAAADFGYVALGDSYSSGLGAGNYDSASGNCKRTTRAYPALWAAAHAPQTFSFAACSGARTGDVMNNQLTPLNAGTDLVSITIGGNDAGFSDVMTTCVLQSESTCVSRVNQAKAYVDSTLPGQLDQVYNAIHSRSPGARVVVLGYPRFYKLNGNCVAGLTEGERTAINGAADHLNTAISKRAANHGFAFASVAGAFTGHEICSGSAWLHSLNWLNVSESYHPTAAGQSGGYLPVLTGAV from the coding sequence ATGAGAATGCCTCGTTTCGCAGCCTTGGCCTCTGCCCTGTTACTCGCCGCGGGAGCGGCCCTGTTCGGCGCCGGACCGGCCGGCGCCGCCGCCGACTTCGGCTACGTCGCCCTCGGCGACTCGTACTCCTCCGGCCTCGGCGCCGGCAACTACGACAGCGCCAGCGGCAACTGCAAGCGCACCACCCGTGCCTACCCGGCGCTCTGGGCCGCCGCCCACGCTCCGCAGACCTTCTCCTTCGCCGCCTGCTCCGGTGCCCGCACCGGTGACGTGATGAACAACCAGCTCACCCCGCTGAACGCCGGCACCGACCTGGTCAGCATCACCATCGGTGGCAACGACGCGGGCTTCTCCGACGTCATGACGACCTGTGTGCTCCAGTCCGAGTCCACCTGCGTCAGCCGCGTCAACCAGGCCAAGGCCTACGTCGACTCCACCCTCCCCGGCCAGCTCGACCAGGTCTACAACGCCATCCACAGCCGGTCCCCGGGCGCCCGCGTGGTCGTCCTCGGCTATCCCCGCTTCTACAAGCTCAACGGCAACTGCGTCGCAGGACTCACGGAGGGCGAGCGCACGGCCATCAACGGCGCGGCCGACCACCTCAACACCGCCATCTCCAAGCGCGCCGCCAACCACGGCTTCGCCTTCGCCTCGGTCGCGGGCGCCTTCACCGGCCACGAGATCTGCTCCGGCAGCGCGTGGCTGCACAGCCTCAACTGGCTGAACGTCAGCGAGTCGTACCACCCGACGGCCGCCGGACAGTCCGGCGGCTACCTGCCGGTCCTCACCGGCGCCGTGTGA
- a CDS encoding DUF5925 domain-containing protein yields the protein MPANPQDALPIRLNVDDSDSPSDVVDALFLGRFASGEQPYSHSVSIDRVKAGATLLPPRATVLRSARDSDRSATLAEGEGWTMLVSRWSRGADVTVTAVSDELAAGVLGEATQDAQDEPEPQPENVAMGFWYVSPRRGPYRTTRQIAAGTWAEVRANYTAPVAGAMDRLMKITPEDIAGRLLLLHGPPGTGKTSALRTLARSWRDWCQVDCVLDPERLFNDVGYLMDIAIGEDEGTAKGRWRLLLLEDCDELIRGEARHTAGQALSRLLNLTDGLLGQGRNVLVGVTTNEDLERLHPAVVRPGRCLARIEVGRLTHREAVDWLGTDEGVSREGATLAELYALRRGATGPSALLPPQGHDTEAGLYL from the coding sequence ATGCCAGCCAACCCCCAGGACGCACTGCCGATCCGGCTCAACGTCGACGACAGCGACTCCCCGTCGGACGTGGTCGACGCGCTGTTCCTCGGCCGTTTCGCGTCGGGCGAGCAGCCCTACTCGCACAGTGTGTCGATCGACCGGGTGAAGGCCGGCGCGACCCTCCTGCCGCCCCGCGCCACCGTGTTGCGCTCCGCTCGCGACAGCGACCGCAGCGCGACGCTCGCCGAGGGCGAGGGGTGGACCATGCTCGTCTCCCGCTGGAGCCGCGGCGCGGACGTCACGGTGACGGCCGTCAGCGACGAACTCGCCGCCGGAGTGCTCGGCGAGGCCACGCAGGACGCCCAGGACGAGCCCGAACCGCAGCCCGAGAACGTCGCGATGGGGTTCTGGTACGTCTCCCCGCGCCGCGGCCCGTACCGCACGACCCGGCAGATCGCGGCCGGCACCTGGGCGGAGGTGCGGGCCAACTACACCGCGCCGGTGGCCGGGGCGATGGACCGGCTGATGAAGATCACCCCGGAGGACATCGCGGGCCGGCTGCTCCTGCTGCACGGCCCGCCGGGAACGGGGAAGACCTCCGCCCTGCGCACGCTCGCCCGGTCCTGGCGGGACTGGTGCCAGGTGGACTGCGTACTGGACCCGGAGCGGCTGTTCAACGACGTGGGCTACCTGATGGACATCGCGATCGGCGAGGACGAGGGCACGGCGAAGGGCCGCTGGCGGCTGCTCCTGCTGGAGGACTGCGACGAGCTGATCCGCGGCGAGGCCCGGCACACCGCCGGGCAGGCGCTGTCACGGCTGCTCAACCTCACGGACGGGCTGCTCGGCCAGGGGCGCAACGTCCTGGTCGGCGTGACGACCAACGAGGACCTGGAGCGCCTCCACCCGGCGGTGGTCCGGCCCGGCCGCTGCCTGGCCCGGATCGAGGTCGGCCGCCTCACGCACCGCGAGGCGGTGGACTGGCTCGGCACGGACGAGGGAGTCTCCCGCGAGGGCGCGACGCTGGCGGAGCTCTACGCCCTGCGCCGCGGCGCGACGGGCCCCTCGGCCCTGCTGCCGCCGCAGGGGCACGACACCGAGGCGGGGCTCTACCTGTAG
- a CDS encoding ATP-binding SpoIIE family protein phosphatase yields the protein MNFTRWSARFPGTQRRAAARSEHAAAQAKRGEGAVPAARGAAGHAAAAVDGGPADPTVRGTGSATAAAPATAGTGSSAAPVPSPDELSVRDVLDRLPALIALVHGPEHRVAYVNDAYTAGFGARTPGAPAHLALPEIGDLGLLPLLEQVQRSGKPRTAKNRTAPGGGSSYTVTCTPVDFPKAAADGEPDGAHHTGILIHLADVTDHAEAAERLRASERRQREAAVTLQRSLLPQELEQPDDLRVAATYQPGGTEAAVGGDWYDVITLGAGRTALVIGDVMGRGVRAAAVMGQLRTAVRAYARLDLPPHEVLQLLDGLAAEIDASQIATCVYAVHDPNEGLLAYASAGHLPILVRDEDGTVRRAADPTGPPLGTGGWLHTSGTIALGPGSTAVLYTDGLVERRGEDIDEGVAALERALSGAQGTPAVICDRLMRALGVDADHDDDVAVMVLQQPARTGADAELFHNAALELLGGVEAAPRARAFAQGVLASWRFPVELCDLGVLAASELVANSLQHGTPPMRLRLRRTDRRLIIEVTDGDDHLPRRRRAEPADETGRGISIVATIASAWGSRRTPGGGKAVWCEFALPDKDRDRERDRDK from the coding sequence GTGAACTTCACGCGCTGGAGCGCCCGGTTCCCCGGAACGCAGCGTCGCGCCGCCGCCCGCTCCGAACACGCCGCCGCCCAGGCCAAACGGGGCGAGGGCGCGGTCCCGGCCGCCCGCGGCGCCGCCGGCCACGCGGCCGCCGCGGTCGACGGCGGCCCCGCCGACCCCACCGTCCGCGGCACCGGCTCGGCCACCGCGGCCGCGCCCGCCACCGCCGGTACGGGAAGCTCCGCCGCACCCGTGCCCTCCCCCGACGAGCTCTCCGTACGGGACGTCCTCGACCGCCTCCCGGCCCTCATCGCCCTCGTGCACGGCCCCGAGCACCGGGTCGCCTACGTCAACGACGCCTACACCGCCGGCTTCGGCGCCCGCACCCCCGGCGCCCCCGCCCACCTGGCCCTCCCCGAGATCGGCGACCTCGGCCTGCTCCCGCTCCTGGAGCAGGTCCAGCGCAGCGGGAAGCCCCGTACCGCCAAGAACCGCACGGCGCCCGGCGGCGGCAGCTCGTACACCGTCACGTGCACCCCGGTGGACTTCCCCAAGGCCGCCGCCGACGGCGAGCCGGACGGCGCCCACCACACCGGCATCCTGATCCACCTCGCCGACGTCACCGACCACGCCGAGGCCGCCGAGCGCCTGCGGGCGAGCGAGCGCCGCCAGCGCGAGGCCGCCGTCACCCTCCAGCGCTCCCTCCTCCCGCAGGAGCTGGAACAGCCCGACGACCTGCGCGTCGCCGCGACGTACCAGCCCGGCGGCACCGAGGCGGCCGTCGGCGGCGACTGGTACGACGTCATCACCCTCGGCGCCGGCCGCACCGCCCTCGTCATCGGCGACGTCATGGGCCGCGGGGTCCGCGCCGCCGCCGTCATGGGCCAGCTCCGCACGGCGGTCCGCGCGTACGCCCGCCTGGACCTCCCGCCCCACGAGGTCCTGCAGCTCCTCGACGGACTGGCCGCCGAGATCGACGCCAGCCAGATCGCCACCTGCGTCTACGCCGTCCACGACCCCAACGAAGGCCTCCTCGCCTACGCCTCCGCCGGCCACCTCCCGATCCTCGTCCGCGACGAGGACGGCACCGTCCGCCGCGCCGCCGACCCCACCGGCCCGCCGCTGGGCACCGGCGGCTGGCTCCACACCTCCGGCACCATCGCGCTCGGCCCCGGCTCCACCGCCGTCCTCTATACGGACGGCCTGGTCGAACGCCGCGGCGAGGACATCGACGAAGGCGTCGCCGCCCTGGAGCGCGCCCTCTCCGGCGCACAGGGCACCCCCGCCGTCATCTGCGACCGCCTGATGCGCGCCCTCGGAGTGGACGCCGACCACGACGACGACGTCGCCGTGATGGTCCTCCAGCAGCCCGCCCGCACCGGAGCCGATGCCGAGCTCTTCCACAACGCAGCCCTGGAACTCCTCGGCGGCGTCGAGGCCGCCCCGCGCGCCCGCGCCTTCGCCCAGGGCGTCCTCGCCTCCTGGCGCTTCCCCGTCGAGCTCTGCGACCTCGGCGTCCTGGCCGCCAGCGAGCTCGTGGCGAACTCCCTCCAGCACGGCACCCCGCCCATGCGCCTGCGCCTGCGCCGCACCGACCGCCGGCTGATCATCGAGGTCACCGACGGGGACGACCACCTCCCGCGCCGCCGCCGCGCGGAACCGGCCGACGAGACCGGCCGCGGCATCTCCATCGTCGCCACCATCGCCTCGGCGTGGGGCTCGCGCCGCACCCCGGGCGGCGGCAAGGCCGTCTGGTGCGAGTTCGCCCTCCCCGACAAGGACAGGGACAGGGAGAGGGACAGGGACAAGTAG